ttgtaaactttaaataggtgaattgtatagtatgtgaattatatcattAAATcctttataaattatgaaaataaaaagacaagctatcaactgggaaaaaatatttgtatatcacCTATGTgacaaagaacttgtatccagaatatatgaagtaatctcaaaactcaacaataagtaAACAATCCAGTTTTAAAGTGGGAAAAAGATGTAAATAGGTGTTTCAagaaagaggatatacagatggaaaattaGCAAATGCTaggtgttcaatatcattagccatcagggaaatgaaattaaaaccacagtgagatatcactacacacatATCAGCATGGccaaaatagaaaatagagacaacaccaaatgctggcaagaatgtgggGAAACCAGATCACTCATCCATTGCTGGAGGtaataaaatgatacagccactctagaaaacagtttggtagtttcttataaaactaaacatatgaCATATCAATTGTAATCCAGGCATTTATCCTGGAGAGATACAAACTTATAtccacacacataaaaaaaactatatgcaaatgttcataacagctatATTCATATAGCAAAAACCAGGAAACAGCCTAGAGAGCTTTCAACAATTGAACAGTTAAACTGTGGCTTAACTATTTTAAATACCCTGGAATAATACTCcactataaaaaggaatgtgaTACGTTGATACATGCAAATATGCAACATGTTAGACAAATCTCCAGtgaattatgctgagtgataaAGTCCAGTCCCAAAAGATTCCATATCATATAgctccatttatataacatttttgaaatgacaaaatttgctccatttctcatttttattcccctcccctcatccccagAGTTAGCCACTCTCTTGAGTTTTGtgctcattgtgtgtgtgtatgtatttttaaggtctttattggagtataactgctttacactgttgtgccagtttctgctgtacaacaaagtaaatcagctgtatgtatacatatatctccatatcccctccctcctgcatactccttcccaccctccctatcccacccctctaagtcatcaccagtcattgagttgatccaTTGTGTTTTTTGTAGTTCACAGTAGTGACTCAGGGATTTGATTGCCTGTGTTAATAATCTAGCTCCACTTTTTCATAGCAGTGTGGCCTTGAGCAACTTATTTAAATTCATTATCTCTCAGTTCTCTGTTTTGTacaatgaaagttaaaaaaaaagcccacctTGTAAGGTTCTTAGtgaaattaactaattaattataaATGCCTAGAAGATTCTTGACTATATTGAAGcattatgtatgtgtatgcatggATCTGTGAACAGTATATAGCATTGTTTtgcatgtttaaatttttatataaatacattcatACCATTGTATTTTTCTTGAATTAGTTTTGTTCCTTTCAATATTAGATTTTTTAGATCTAtccatgtttaattttgtaattatagTTCCTTTGTTTTAACAACTGTACAAAGTACAAATGACAAGGCAAAATAAATGTAgatgcaatagaaataaaattataaactttcaaAATACCAAGAAACTTGAAAATCTAGGCCAGTGACTGCTGTATGTGTcaatattagcttttttttttttttttttggcacacgggcttagttgctctgtggcatgtgggatcttcctggagctgggatcgaacccgtgacctctgcattggcaggcggattcttaaccactgtgccacctaggaagcccaatattaGCTTTTTGAATAAGAGTGTTTATTAGGGTTATATTGCTTATTCCACTAATGTATTTTGGGGGACTGTAGggcaaataacttaaaaaaattttttaggtcTTTAAATCAAGAGGAACCACATTCAGACCTGATGTAGACAATTATAAGATCCTGACTTTGAACCTATGCAAGATTAGATGACAGTTTGGGAATGTCTTGGGGGAAAGGGGagtatattttatacttaggACATAAGTAAATACTTGTACCAGGAGAGAAAAATagtggatttaattttttaaattttgcccaCAGTTCTCCAATTCCTCCCTGACTCGTCATGGTTCGTTTGATGGCAGAAAATTCCACAACAGCTTCACAGTGGGCTTGACCAGGTGCCTTGCTTTAGCCAGTGCACCAAATGCAGACACgatgttgtgccagttctgagctGAGGCTTTAAGAAATATTACATATGTCTACTCACCCCTGTTGCACTTCTGCCACTAGTCCAGGATATGAGACACGTGGACAGTCCTGAAAACCTGCAGTCTGAAGTAGAGTTACCTCAGAGGACCTGCAAACCtgtgagaaaaattaatatttgtggtcataagtcactgagatttggggcTGTTTTCTTATGCAACTAATAAAACAAAATCCTGActaacataaaaagagaaaaactctgACTCATTTTACAAGTCAAATATAACTTTGATCCAACTACCCTATTAGGAGAGCTCAAAACACAAATTTAAGTTCAtttatgaacatagatacaaaaatcctaaaataaagtATTAGCAAGCAAAATCTAACATAGTAAAACATAACACATCATGTTTAAGGGCACTTTACCCCAGGAATTCATGGAGgcttaaaatcagaaaatcttTTGATATAACTTACCCCATTAATGGACTAAAGGGGAAATATCATCTGATGAAATCATTATACAGAGAAGAGTAATTGATAAATTTTGTGAACTAGTtatgagtttaaaaaattttttcagactACTAAAAGTAAACATCTTCCCCAATAAATACTAAATTAATGAGAGACttcacttctttttaatttttattggagtatagttgctttataatgtgttagtttctgctgtacagcaaagtgaaacagttatatgtatacatgtatcccctcttttttagatttccttcccatttaggtcaccacagagcactgagtagagtttcctgtgctatacagtaggttctcattagttatctattttatacatagtagtgtatatatgtcaatcccaatctcccaattcatcccatccccctttctccccttggtatccataagtttgttctctacacctgtgtctctaattctgctttgcagataagttcatctgtactgtttttctagattccacatataagtaatattatatgatattttccTCTTGAGAGACTtcactttaattttcctttctttcctttaaggtcaggaataaataagaaaatacactAAAACCTCTACTGTTCTACATATTACTGGTGATTCTGACCATTGCAACAAGATAAGAAAATCAGTAGTTGAAAGATTGGAAGGTAAGATACAAATTTgtatttgtttgcagatattatTATGACTCacattaaaaaatccaaaagattTGACACAcaaattattcaaattaaaaaaatcaataaatgctcAGATTCAAAATCAGCTTAAAAATCAATTGTTTCCACTCCACCATTATcaactagaaaatataagaaaataagataCCATTCACTATAGCAAACAAACAATACAACCAGAATTAAAACAGTGTCTAGGAATTAACCTAAGAAAAAAGACACAAGacatttaaagggaaaattttaacCCTGCCTAATGATATAAAAGTAGGCTTAAATAATTATCGTGATGTAACATGTCCTCTTATGGGATGActtcatatgtaaatatatcaatTCTCACCCCTCAGAATTATCTGTAAATGCAGTGAAGTCTAATTAAAATGTAAGTAGTATTTTTCaagaataattataaacattGTACAGTTTTTTAATAGTGGAATAAAAACCTACAGATAGTCAAGTCAATTTAGAAAAAGATGAGCAAAGTGCAGGGACAGATGCCCTAGCATATTTTAAGACATATTGCAAAGCCATGGCAGTAAAAATAGAATGCACTTGTATAACAACAGATGGGCAAACAATGAAGaggaatagagagcctagaatcAGAAGAACAAATTCACtacaagacacattataatcaaatttcCAAAGCCAAAGATAGAGACTCTTGAAAACTgcaagaagaaacagactcatCATGTACAAATGAACCTCAATAAAATTAACAGCCCATTTcttatcagaaaccatggaggcaaGAAGAAAGGGGATGGTATAGtttaaattctgaaagaaaaaaattcttgtcaactaagaattctatacccagcaaaactgtccttcaaaatgaaagaaaaattaagacattctcatataaacaaaagctgagtgaGTTTGTAGCTAATAGAACTGttctacaagaaatgttaatgaCAGTCCTTTACGATATGGACAccaaacagtaactcaaagccTTATGAAGAAATATAGAAAACCAGTAAAGATAACTATATAGTTAAATATAAAAGCCAGTgttcttgtatttttttgtttgtaactctttttttcctatgtgttttaaaagacaaatgcataaaataataattataaatctatgttaATAAGCACACaattataaagatgtaatttgtaaCAAGAACAACATAAAGGGATGAGAAAGAATTATATAGGAGTAAAGTTTTGTATACTGTTGAAACAAAGTTGGTATTGATTCAAAGAAGATTTTTATAAATTAGGATGTTTATTGTCATTCACATGCTACCTACCAACTAAAAATATGTAGTTAAAGAAATGTTAAGAGAATCAAAACTGTGCAGTAGGAAAACTCAAACACTTCAAAAGATGGTAATGGAGGaacaaaaaaatagagatgaGATATACAAAACATATAGCAAAATGGTAGAGGTAAGTTCTTCACTATCACAgtaattagaaaaatgtaaatgaatttgtCTCCAATGGAAAGGCAgagatagatttaaaaaatgggatccAATTTTATGTTGTCTACAGGAGACTCAATTTAGATCCAAAGACCCAGACAGGTTTAAAATGAAAGGAGTGGGAAAAGGTGTTTCATACAAAAAGTTTCAAAAGAGAGCTATAGTGACCATAGTAACATTAGACAACATAGACCTTCAGTCAAAAAATGTTCCAGGAGACAAAGGAGGACATTATATGTTGATAATGGGGTCAGTTtctcaaaaagatataaaaaaaatatacaaacacagccccaaaatatatgaagcaaaaagtggtagaataaagggagaaatagacagtttTACACTAATAATTGGGGGCTTTAATACCTTACATTTAATAATACATAGAATAACTAGACTGAAGATCAAAAACTCAAAAATTTAGTTCTTCAacaacattataaaccaactagacctaaGAGTTATATATAGAACACTCTTTCCAACAGTaaattatacattcttctcaagtgcacatggacattctccaggatagaccatgtAGTAGGCAATGAAATAAGACAGTAAATttcgagacttccctggtggtccagtgggtaagactctgtgctcccaatgcaggaggcccaggtttgatccctggttggggaactggatcctgcatgcatgccacaactaagaatctgaatgctgcaactaagaagtccacatgccacaactaagaactccacatgccacaactaaatatcccacatgctgcaaccaagacccagcacagccaaaataaataaataaatatttttaaaaatatgcttagtttaaaaaaaagacagtaaattttaaaagattcaaatcATACAAGGTATCTTCTCTGACTGCATGggataaaactagaaataaataacaaaaagaaaactggcaAATTCACAAATAAGAGAAATTAATTAACACACTCTTAAATGACCAGTGGCTCAAAGAAGACATCATAAGGGAAATTACGAAATATGAGATGAATGAAGACAAatacacaacataccaaaacttaaaGGATGCAGCAATAGTAATACtcaaaaggaaatttatagctataaatgtctatattaaaaaagaagaaatatctcaaaGCAACAACTTTCTGTTTTAAGGAAAGAGCAAACTAAATGCAACAGCAgccaaaggaaggaaataattaacattAGAATGGAATAGAGAATTGAAAtagagaaatgaaatagagaatggaaaaacaatagagaatCAAACACACTAaaactggttttttgaaaagattaaaaacactGACAAAATTTAGCTGAACTGaccaagagagaaaaagggaaatcacaaattactaaaatcagaaatgaaagtgaggaCAGTCCTACTgcttttatagaaatgaaaaggattataagagaatactgtgAACAACAGTACACTAGGAAATTAGtgacctagatgaaatggaaaaattcttagaaacacaaaactgtaaaaactgattcaagaagaaacagaaatctaaATAGACCTATAAGATGTAAAAAGATTGAgccagtaatcaaaaacctccttAGAAACAAAAGACCACTacctgatggcttcactggtaaattctatcagacagttaaagaaaaattaacagcaaatcttctcaaactattccaaaaacagaagaggatAAAATGCTTCTGAACTCAATCTATGAGGTCAGCACTACTATGATAACAAAGctagacaaagacatcacaggaCTAGAGATTAATATGCCTTCTGAatgtagatgtaaaaatccttaacaaaataccagcaaactgaattcagcagcttattaaaatgattatacatcatgaccagtggaatttattccaggaacAAAATAGTGGTTCAGtatatgaaaatcaatgtaatatagcACATTAGTGGAATGAAGGACCAAAAtcaatgatcatctcaattgatgcagagaAACCTTTGACAAAATTGTACATcctttctgataaaaaaaaaaagcacttatcAGGTTAGGAGTAGAAAGGTATTTCCTCAACATGGTAAGGGGCATTTATTTaagaaacccacagctaacatcatacttaatgatggaagactgaaagcattcccctctaagatcaagaataagatGAGAGGATGCTCACTTTGCTCACTTcaattcaacattttactggaagttctagacagagcaattagacaataaaaataaataaaagacatacaaattagaaagatgcaaaaatatctctattcacagatgaaaTGATCTTATATATGGAAAATCATAATGAATCAACAAATACCCAAGCATTAGAGTTGATAAATTCAGCCAAATTGCAGAATGCAATATTAAGACACaataatcagctgtatttctatatattagcaaggaacaatctgaaaaggaaattaagaaaatttcatttacaatatgaTCATAAAGAATATAATACTTAGGAATGAATTTGACCAAGAAGATGCAATACTTGTACACAaacaactataaaacattgctgaaagaaagaataccaaaatgaatagaaagacatcccatgttcatcgattggaagagttaatattgttaagatggccaTACGCTCCAAAGAGATCTAGAGAGTCAATGCAATCTCTGCCAAAATTCCAAATGTGTcctttacagaaatggaaaagctgatactaaaattaatatggaattGCAAACCCTgaatggccaaaacaatcttgaaaaagaagcacAGATTTGGGAGACTCACATTTCCAAGTTTCAAAAATTACTATGAAGATACAATAATCAAAACTCAGAGATagaggacttcgctggtggtccagtggttgggactttgccctccagtgcagggggtgcaggcttTATCCCTGATctaggagctaagatcccacatgcctcatggccaaaaaaacaaaacataaaacagaagcagtattgtaacacattcaataaatattttaaaagtggtccacatcaaagaaaatcttaaaaaaaaaaaaccaacacagagatagatatatagatcagttgaatagaactgagagtccaggaACATACCTAATATAAGAGTTAAATGTGAACGAGCTAAAACTCTacctcttaaaagaaaacatatgcataaatcttcatgactttggatttggcaatggattcttagattgtgacaccaaaaacaaaagcaaaaaagaaaaaatagataaactggactcatcaaaataaaaaacttctgtgtttcaaaggacacgattaaaaaagtgaaaagacaattcaATTGCACGTgaaatactcaacatcactagtcattgtggaaatgtaaatcaaaaccacagtgagaaatACATCTTACCCACTGTGATTgctataatgttttttaaaatgaataataataattggtAAAGATGTAGAAAAAATTGGAGCCCTCTGCATTGCTGGTGTGAATACAAAATGatacagcctctgtggaaaacagtgtggcagttcctcaaaaagttaaacatagaattaccatatgaaccaataattccactcctaggtatatccttgaaagaatttttcaacatattttcaaacaaaaacctgcacatgaatgttcacaggaGCACTATGCACAACAGCCAAACAGTTTAACCTACCCAAGTgtttatcaactgatgaatggaggaacaaattgtagtatatccatataatggaatattatcaattcataaaaaagaatatagtaCAACAGGAgtgaagcttgaaaacattatgctaagtaaaagaagacagggacttccctggtggcacagtggttaagaagccgcctgccaatgcaagggacatgggttcaatccctgatcagggaactaagaccccacatgccatggggcaactaaacccacacaccacagctagagagaagcccacgcaccacaacaaagagccagtgcaaccaaaaagaaccaaccaaacaaaaaaatgaaacaaacagtgcttccctggtggtacagtagttaagaatccgcctgccaatgcaggggacatgggttcgagccctggtctaggaagatcccacatgccacggagctactaagctactgagcctgcgctgtggagtctgtgagccacaactattgagcccatgtgccacaactactgaagcccatgtgcctagagcccatgctcctcaacaagagaagctacagcaatgagaaaccagcacaccacaatgaagagtagcccctgctctccacaactagagaaagcctgcacatagcatcAAAGTCTCAACACAgcgaaaggaaggaaggaaggaaggaaggaaggaaggaaggaaggaaggaaggaaggaagaaacttattaaaaacaaacccaCTAAACTGAATGTACACATAACAacatggacatatgttttaaaacataagtaataacattatgggggaaaaaaggagttaAAAGATAAGCAGAATGGGACATATAGTACAACAACATTGatacaaatttaaaacatttacatacagaaaacaaCATTACATGTTTTACAAGGATTCAATACATACCAAAACACTCACATGTCAAACACATGGGACAGAGGAGGTGCCTATGAGAGAGTTGAGGGGAATGAGGGTGGGATTGATAATAAAgtggaaaagtaaataaaataatattaaattaacaaaaGTGAAGTCTTACAGAGACCTATGATCACATTTTGTACAGTATTCCAAGGAGGTGATATATTTACTGAATTCCCCACTGATGGACATTgagattttccagttttttgtgGTTGTGGACTTTATAGTCAAATAGACATAGTTTAagcagctctgccatttactaccTAGTCCATGTGTGCTGGACAGTTATCTACTACCTCTGAGCCTTTGTTCCTCTCTTGTAGTACAGGGAGTAGTGTGGTCATCATGGCAATGTAAACTACTGAGCAGAGCATCTGGCACACAGCACAAGCAGCCCTCAGTGTTTATGATTATGAGAGACTTGTTGGAGACAGGTCTACGGGGCTGGGAGCCCCACTGGGCAAGGGCCAGGCTCAGCTTGCTTATCCCTGTACCCCACCGGCACTTGGGACACTGTCCATCCTCAGTGACCATTCCTTGAATGACATGGTTTCTAAGTCAGCAGGTTCAGGGATAATTTATCTTTCATGACATCTAATGACCTAATCAGGTTGCCAGTCACATTTTACATGTTTATTCAGCATCATTTGTAGATGATTCCTCTTCACACAGGATGGTGTGAGTGTCTAAGCTTCAAGCCTATGAGACTCTTATGTTAAGGCCAGAGACAGTAGGAATCACCTTTTCTCTATTTCCCCACAAAAAACACTCAAAGGCAACATCTCCTAGATGATGAGTCAAAAATACTAACTtcctcatcaaaaagaataaaaggcctagaaataaacttaaccaaggaggtgaaagacctatactctaaaaactataaaataaggatgaagaaaattgaagatgatagaaagaaaagacatcccgtgttcatggattggaagaaataaGTTGTTAacatgtccatactacccaaagcagtctaccctaatgcaatccctgtcaaaatacccatgacatttttcacagaactggaacaaataatcctgaaatttacatagaaccacaaaagaccccgaattgccaaagcaatcttgagataaaagaacaaagctggaagtaccACACTCCCTGAGTTCAGGCTACACCAAAAAGctgcagtaattaaaacagcatcaCCAGACGTCCGGACGCCCGACATGGCGCTGTTAGGCGGGGTGCTCTGCGCTTGGGGCCGCGATCCTCAGCGGTTTTTCAGTTATGGAACAAAAATATTATATCAAAACAATGAAGATTTTCAGCCTAAATTCTTTCCACCCTTACAAAAAGTGATGCTACCACCAAATAGTTTTCAAGGAAAAGTAGCATTCATTACTGGAGGAGGTACTGGCCTTGGTAAAGGAATGACAACTTATCTGTCCAGCCTAGGTGCACAGTGTGTGATAGCCAGCCGGAAAATTGATGTTTTGAAAGCAACTGCAGAACAAATTTCTTCTCAAACTGGAAATAAGGTTCATGCAATTCAGTGTGATGTGAGGGATCCTGGCATGGTGCAAAGCACTGTGTCAGAACTGATCAAAGTCGTAGGACATCCTGATATTGTGATAAACAATGCAGCAGGGAATTTTATTTCTCCCACCGAAAGACTCTCTGCTAATGCTTGGAAGACCATAACTGACATAGTTCTAAATGGCACAGCTTTTGTGACACTAGAAATCAGAAAGCAACTAATCAAAGCACAGAAAGGAGCATCCTTTCTTGCTATTACAACCATCTATGCTGAGACTGGGTCAGGTTTTGTAGTACCAAGTGCTTCTGCTAAAGCAGGAGTGGAGGCCATGAACAAATCTCTTGCAGCTGAATGGGGTAAATATGGAATGAGATTCAATGTGATTCAACCAGGGCCTATAAAAACCAAAGGTGCCTTCAGCCGTCTTGACCCAACTGGAGCATTTGAGAAAGACATGATTGACAGAATTCCCTGTGGTCGGCTAGGAACTGTGGAAGAACTTGCAAATCTTGCTGCTTTCCTTTGTAGTGATTATGCTTCTTGGATTAATGGAGCTGTAATTAGATTTGATGGCGGAGAGGAAGTACTTATTTCAGGGGAATTCAACAGTCTGAGGAGGGTCACCAAGGAGCAGTGGGACACAACAGAAGAACTCATCAGGAAGACAAAATGAAAGTAGAGGATTTATAGTAACTCTAATGGACTCTGTCATTGCAGTGTATTTCCTTTTCATTGGACTTATGAATTGTCTTCTTTAGATAGCTCAGTGTTAATTTAAACAAGTTTTTGCCAGGACCTATTTTGTAGCCAGATGTTTTATTTGGTactgagaataaaaagaaaacatgaataatCTACAGCCTTTGCTCTCTTAAAACTCATTATCTAGCAGGATAGATAGACctgtaaataattatttatgattCATTGTGATAAATATTTCAGCAATGTGAAAGTGTGAAAGGGGAAGTAATTCATTCTGTCTCCAGAGTTTAGAGAAAGTGATACCTAGGAGATAGCAGTCCATCTcagcttttaaagtatatattgtCAATGAATTTATTGTTACCAAGGgaggagggatagactgggaatttgggattgacatgtacacactgcaaTATTTAGGATGAATAACCagcagggacctactgtatagcacagggaactctgctcaatattctgtaataacctaaatgggaaaagaatttgaaaaagaatagaaaaaaaataaaaaatataaaatgttattataaaaaaataaagtgtactgGAATAGgaaatgctaaaaaaataaactattctcTGTgtagagaagataaacaaaacttaaaaaaaaacaaaaaaaaacagcatcatactggcacaaaaacgtagatcaatggaacaaaatggctcagaaataAATCTgagcacttatggtcaattaatctatgacaaaggaggcaagaatatatgatggagaaaagacagtttcttaaataagtggtgctgggaaaactggaccgctacatgtaaaaaaatgaaattagaacattttctcacac
The genomic region above belongs to Hippopotamus amphibius kiboko isolate mHipAmp2 chromosome 9, mHipAmp2.hap2, whole genome shotgun sequence and contains:
- the LOC130859885 gene encoding 2,4-dienoyl-CoA reductase [(3E)-enoyl-CoA-producing], mitochondrial-like — protein: MALLGGVLCAWGRDPQRFFSYGTKILYQNNEDFQPKFFPPLQKVMLPPNSFQGKVAFITGGGTGLGKGMTTYLSSLGAQCVIASRKIDVLKATAEQISSQTGNKVHAIQCDVRDPGMVQSTVSELIKVVGHPDIVINNAAGNFISPTERLSANAWKTITDIVLNGTAFVTLEIRKQLIKAQKGASFLAITTIYAETGSGFVVPSASAKAGVEAMNKSLAAEWGKYGMRFNVIQPGPIKTKGAFSRLDPTGAFEKDMIDRIPCGRLGTVEELANLAAFLCSDYASWINGAVIRFDGGEEVLISGEFNSLRRVTKEQWDTTEELIRKTK